The window AGTGTACAATTCATaaagttgtgcaatcatcaccactatctaattccagaacctttttgtcatccccaaaagaaaccctataccctttagcagtcactcttcattccttctctccctctattCCCTGGAAACTGCTAATTTATTTtccgtctctatagatttgcctattctggacatttcatataaattagaTCCtatagtatgtggtcttttgtctctggcttctgtcacttagcacaatgttttctaggttcattcatgttgtagcatgtatcagtacttcatccctttttatggctgaataatattccattgtatggatacaccacattttgtttatccattgatcattgggttgtttctactttttggctattatgaataatgccactgTGAACATTCACATGCATGTGTTTGTATGAAGgtgtgttttcaattctctcagGTGTACAGCTAGGAGTGAactgctgtatcatatggtaactctaatTTTTCACAGCAGCTAcagcattttgcattcctaccagcaatgtatgaatgttccaatttttccacatcctccccaacattggttattttcaattttttaaaaaatatatagtcatcCTAGTGTGTGGGAAGTGGTAtgccattgtggttttgatttgtgctaccctaatgactaatgatgttgagaatcttttcatgtgcttattgaccatttgtaaaTCTTCAATGTATAATCTTAATGATGTCTTTAAATGAACAGAGtccttattttaatattaaacaatttataagtttctTCACAATGCTTTTTATGTTGTTgtatataagaaatatttgcctactTCAAGATCATGAACATATTCCCCTatgtgtgttatttattttttttgtctttcacataTAGGTCTATAATCCACTTTGGATTTCTTTTGGGTAGATGTAAATTAAGGGTCAAGATATAATTTTTCCATGTAGCTCTATGATTGACCTGGGGCATATATATATCGcaaaaaatatcctttctttACATTGAAGAGTCAAATTTGTCACAattaagataaatatattaagctaaatataaattatatatattctggattctaTATTCAGCTGCATAGTCAGCTTCATACTAATtataccaataccacactgtcttaattaatATAGATTTGTAATCAGTCTTGAAACCTAGGAGGAttagtcctccagctttgttctgtttcaAGATTATCTTGGCTATTCCTAGCCTTTCTCATGGCCCTGGGATCTCCATTAAATGCAGAAAAGGAACAGATCACTTGTTTTTGGTTTGTGGCATCATAGAAGGAATTACATTCagcagagagttttaaaaattgatctttCGTACAAAGTTTTAGCTCATGGAACATCAAATTCCTTTTATGAATGATTATTGAACACATTGTGAACCAAGCCCACAAATGAAATGGTAAGCGTAGTATACAGCAAAGGTTAGTTCTTCCTTCAGTGGGTAGTGGTCAAAGATACTGAATAGAATCAAAGTACTATAAAtgatgtaatataaaaataatagtatgtaGATAGAGGTTGACAGCTGGAAAGGGCAGTGAAGTAGAACATAAACTTAGAagcactcatttattcattttacatagTCCATATAAGTAGTAGAAACTCAAGATAAATACTAAGGTTGATAGATCAATAGGGAGGGGATTCCAGAAATCTTCTCAGGAGGCATCGAGCACCCTCAGAGAAAAGACTTGGAGATATATgtcccatttaaaaataaaacaaacataaaaacagtTAACTGTGTTGATCCCCATCATTCCACAAAGAAGTTCACCATTAGAGAAACCTTGCTCATACGTATAGATATGTCAATCAATATTTTAGGGTCCCATTCCTTCATATGAGCAGAGACCAAGGAATGTTTCCCAAACCCCACcctataattaatattttcagagacagaaaaaatgaTATTGCatcaatgaagaaagaacaggATACTACTTAAAAGGAACATATAGAGAACAAGAACAagctattggaaattaaaatatgatgaatGCATTTTAAACTTcgataaaaatcttaaaatacaaagtcaagaaaatctcctaaaaagcaaaacacaaagaaCAAGATATGGTAAGTAGGACAGAAAAGAGAGGTTAAAACAATATCTTACTAAAGAGAGTTCctagggaaaacaaaacaaatatgacaaaacaaaacaaaaacagaaagtaacaaaaaaaaaattctaaaaattttccCTGATCTGAAACACATGCATTTCCAGATAAAAAGTCCCAGCAAGTACCCAGGTCAATGCATGAAAAACATCCTACAGCAAGGCGGCAAGGATAAAGACAAGATACTAAAATctcccagagagaaagagagaaaaaaacagatcaaTAATTTTGTATCGATGATTGGAATATTGTGCATTATTCCATAGCAGCACTGGAAAGCACATGGCAATGAAGGAATGGCTTCAAAATTTTGAGAGTCCAGACTTCTACATATGAGCAGTCTATCAATTAACTGTAAGGGTagccaaaaaatatattttgagacaTGTAAAGGCTCAAAAATTTACTTCCCAGGCACCCTGTCTTAGGCACCTTCTGAAGGATCTGCTCCAgcagaaatgaggaaataaaccAAAACTCATGAAGATTTGGaatcaaagtaataaaaagaacagCGAAGGGAAGACCTaagatttaaaagtaaacagTTCATTTCAGAACCAGTGAACAGAGGGCCTGGGAAAGAAGTCTGTTGGAGTGGTGGTGGGGAAGTGTGTGGAGTTGAAACAGGATGTGACGTGTCTGAGCATTAGGAAATATATTGCTAGTTTATGATAGATCTTTGGAGCATGTAGCAAGAATCAGCAAGAGGAACAtagaaaactaaaccaaaaaaCAAGAGAAGTTATTAATGCCATAAAAGTTAAAGAGTTGTCTTATAAGGAAACGTGTTCATAGATACTGCTTGGCTTACCTTGGCTTAGCAAAGATCAAGATTTGCATATCATAATAATGTGAATGTTGAATACTAATTTAACAAGGAGCAGGATATAACAACACTGTGAGGAAACATGATGCTGCAAAGGACCTAAACTCTTATTCTCTCTTAAAGCAGGTcagtatataattaaaaatagtaaataaacataaatggcatgaaaatattatttggaaatatatagATAAAACTGATAAGAAAGAGCTAAAGGAGTTGAAAGTGGTTATTTTGGGGGAATAAGACCAAAGGGTGGGATTGAGTGGGTCAGAATACCAGAATTTTCACTATAAATCTTTTGGGATTGTATGACTTTTTAATTATCTACTtgtattactttaataaaatagtaagttattaaaaataaagttgtgtAAGTAAAAGAAGTTAAGTACATTATTTAAAGCCATAAAGATAGgtaattaataaaagaatataaaactgaCTGAGGGAGAGTGGAGGGGGAAAGTAGGAGTTAGACTGATTATTTGTagcaagaaatcaaaacatatggtttagaaataaaatgtcaaatgatATATTGTGTGCATCCTCTTTAGAGTGATTAAGGTCATTAGCAGAAAAACTCAAGTTAGAGTAGGACTGAGGCAGAGacgataattttatttttagtttttataaatcCCTTTGTAAGGTTTGAATTCTTGTTTTCATATGCATACATTACTTccataattataattatgtgtaattaatttagaattaacaaataaaaagatcATGACATGATTCACTTAAGTGCGAAAATGTCTGCACACTGTGCCCCATAGAGACCACAGGGAAGGAAATACGGAAAGACTCATATTTCAGAGATTCTCCTGAATCTTCTCTATAGCTTGGTGCCCACACCTGGAATGGATGGCCCTTTATTTATCTAAGTACATTCATGAATTTTTGGACATAAAAGCCCCGAGACTAGAGAAAGACAGGGAGCTAAAGTGCTTTCCCTAATAAAGTGAAGGGAAATGGTTGAGGGGCAGTAGGGGCAAGAATGGGTGAAGTGTGACAAGGGGAGATTTGAGAAGGGAAAGTGTCAGACCAGAAAAGCCTAGAGGCTGGTAGTGTCTTGCAGAGAAAGTCAGCTAGAAGATGTTCCTGGTGGCAGGGAAAGGCAATGGTCTTTTAAGATCACAGTTACATAACATTCAATGTGAAAGTCCAGTCTTGCGTCAGATAAGCCCTGAGGAGCTCTGGCCAGCCCCCTCAGATCCTTTTGCCGTTTCTGTGCAGCCCTCTGCAGGCTTATGTGTGCTTTGTTTTCTCATGGTCATATCTTCTAATCTCTTGGGAGGACTCCCCTCCAGCTTCTAGACAGCTTTGCCCTCACACACAGATAACTGGATGCCCTGAGGGCTCGTGTGCCCCCAGAGTGGCCCCTCACCAATAATTGTTGGTACAGCAGAAGGAAAGACCGGTTCCTTTACCTGGAATTGGGGCGAAATTTAAACAAATTCATAATCCAGACTTCCCTCTTAGGACAAAGCTATGCCACCCTCCGTAGGACTTTGCTTGATGGCCCCGCTAGGTTCCTTCCCTGTCCTGTCATGCTCACCCTACtccttttcccatttctccttggAACACTTCCTTAATAAATACTTGCATGTGGATCTTtttctcagggtctgcttctgaggAATCTGATCTAAGAGAGACACTAAAGCCGTTTCaattgaaatattaaagaaaagagTGATCAGATTGAATTGGAAGACTTTGCATGTTCGGGAGGAATACCCGGGTTATACACAGATCAGGCTTTCAAAGACTTTCAGGCTGGTTATTATTGGGTGGAAGAGATGTCAAGCAAAGTCAAATGTACcttaaagagaaagaggaagtgagaAGTTGTTCTAGAGAAACACTGGTGAtcaaatagagagagaaaggagaagactTGGAGGAAGATGTGATGTTTGACCCGGGCACTGAAGGAGGTGAAAATAAAGGGCAAAGACACTGCAGACAAGGCACAACTATGCATTTTCCAGGACCACATATACCTTCCGATACAGTAAAACAGAAAGTTAATCAGAGAAACATTAGGAAGTGATTTATATAGGGCTCTAAGTTTTCATTACACAGGAATCAAAGTGGAAACAAAGACACTGGATTTTTGACTGGTGGTTATTTATATTTGTCATTCCACCAAACCCTGGAAAGCAGAAGCTTAAGCTGAGCTAAGATGTAACTCATCAATAATTCCACATTATCAGTAGCACTATGAATATCAACAGATTCacctaaaacataatttttttcagtaaataataGTATTTAAGGAACAGTAAAGTTGCTAATAAGAGAAATGTACCTAATTCGctattttgggggaaaagaaggaagagaaaaatagatgtaTTGATTTCTAACTGGGGTTCCTCTTCAAGTCTCTTGCTCCATCTGTTGAATCTCCAGAGATAGCTTATAGAACTCCAGGGCCATTTTCACATCCTCTGGCCTTGAGAGGCACTGCATGAGTTTACTGCCTGTTAGCACTTGCTGACAGCCCCGAGGGACTTcctaaaagagataaaaagatggaTTTTGAGAGGCTTCTCTCCAAACTGTGAAGGCATGAGATTCCTTCAGGATGCCTCCCTGACAGCAAAATTGGAGTATCAAGACCCTCCTCAGGACCGatggaagaaatcaaaacatatttcGTGTTTCAGCAAGGTGTTCACCCTGGGGCCCAGACCCATGCTGCTCTCAGGCAGCAATGAATAACTGTCAAAGCAGGGAGAGAACAGTGCTGCAGAGACCCCAGGGGGCCTCTTCAGAGACAATTGGAGGGATCATTCTGATGGCTATGCAAAAGCATAGCATTAATTGTAGAAAATACAGAGCTGGGGGCCAGGTCACCTGGATCTATGGAACTCTCCTACCCAGTGGCTTGGTCCTTCTTGCTATAAAGTGAGAGAATAAGAACTTGCCTTAACAAGCTCACAAAGTGCTGTGAGGGGAAAGTTGCTGATTCCAAAAGTGATTGAAACAACTCAGAAATGAGTCCTGACAAAAGTCAGGTCTCGTCAATGTTGGCTGACAGTGCTCTAGAGCAGGCTACCACTTTTAGAATGTGATAGAACACCCTGAAATGCATGCCACTTACCCACTCACACTTGGGCACCTCTGGGTACCAGGTGCCCTTCGCTGAGCAGGTGATACTTTGAGAACCAACCACAACATAACCAGAGTCACACTGGACAGCGACATTTTCAGGCTCCACATACTGATCCTTGTCCACAGACAGATTTCCATTTTCTATCTCTGGTTTCCGGCACCGAGCTGTAATGGAAACACAATTTTGATCATCCTGTGATTCTCAGAATAAGATCTTACAATAGTGAAGAATACTGAAGGGGTAAGAAACACTGATAATAAACTATACCTGCATGCTGAGTGTTGTTCTTTATGTCCATTGATTGTATGATTATaccaataaaattaataataataatgttattgtATATACTACAATAAAACACTATTATGCTGTCCatttttctagagagaaaaattaggtATGGATAATTTGTATGACTTTTCTAAGGTTGCATAGCCTTCAGGTGGCATGATTATGATATGAACCTAGGTATTCAGGTCCTAGAATCTGAGTTTTCGAAACTACTATATCTCAAAACCTCATTATTTTCACGATCCTAAGTATGTAATTTTTACTCTCATACCCTTACTACCTTCCTGTGTTAAATGGACTTAATGGTGGGAAATTAGCCCCTTGAGTTGCTATTATCAGTGTGATAAAAAGGCACACCTAATCTTGGTGGTCAACTAGAAATCTACCAGGTCAACTTCATTATAAGAAGGTGGTGGCATGTCTGAGGCTCCAACAGAGGTATCAGTTGCTTCAAGGAGTTTGGAATCTATCCATAAGAGTCTTCATTCAAACTTAAGCAGATATTCACTAAAATTTTCTAAATCCTCACTGATtctctcaaattaaaaatttttatctgtaAGTGCAGAAACAGAACCATACGTACACGAACACTTGAATTATGATGAGGGTAGCACTGCACAGCAGTGTGGAAACTATGGTCCGTTTAATAAGTGGTACATGGTTCATTGAATATCCGTTGGGGAAAAACAAAGTTTGACCCCTACTATCCACCATAAACATATAAGAATTCCAAGTAGATTGGAGATATCAAtgtgaaagggaaaataataaagctcttagagataacataggagaatatttttgtgaaatgtaggcaaatatttcttcaatagGACACAAAAGCCtccaaaatgaaggaaaaggttGATAAATTGAACTAAATTGAAATTTAGAACTTCTGTTTATCAAGACTAGAACATTCATACATTACTGGTGCAAATCTAAATTGTTACCATCACTTTTGAACAAAAGTTGGCATCATCTACTAAAGATGAGCATGTGTATGCTCTATGGAAC of the Equus quagga isolate Etosha38 chromosome 13, UCLA_HA_Equagga_1.0, whole genome shotgun sequence genome contains:
- the LOC124249888 gene encoding apolipoprotein R-like, coding for MSLKMQRTYPALCLLGVLSLLQCPPVLCDCRMPPIIAHGSRKDVSLFFSSTTVVQYECDEGYVLVGEAKITCKNSRWSSPAPQCKARCRKPEIENGNLSVDKDQYVEPENVAVQCDSGYVVVGSQSITCSAKGTWYPEVPKCEWEVPRGCQQVLTGSKLMQCLSRPEDVKMALEFYKLSLEIQQMEQET